One window of the Pelosinus sp. IPA-1 genome contains the following:
- a CDS encoding 6-hydroxymethylpterin diphosphokinase MptE-like protein yields the protein MQEKKHVWEAENWAIYKDRYSFNKLDTTVTSERIEIIDSRIGMPTVRVMSSTGKKVFLHSSVDPVKEAKKIAESVSSKPGNVIVVYGFGLGYLVEALLETVDERSPIFIIEPERDLFCAAMAARDLRHLLSSERLYILVSDLPRTVKAYFFSVYNAAKHQDIIVTGLAGHRTVYGDFYDQSMRQIKEVVSTNVVNLVTGIRLGWNFVSNSILNLLDYSTYPGIVSLFNRMKGMPAIIVSAGPSLNKNIQLLKEVKGKAVIIAVGTAVKALKKWDIEADFIFSIDPHPLNYEHMKGVDVGRAALVAEIQTHHMIFENYQGPVFVSGDMPILNWFGDSIEKKGKIESGGSVANNAFVAAYKMGADPIILVGQDLAYSRDGHSHATGTIYEDKVYCGGENASYFQVKANDGGKLLTDRAFYQFLIFFEQWIDRYSDREYINATEGGAFIPGTKIMTLREVIDEYCQETTIDVQELIREAQISFKIPNMEPILEKLELRLKDAKKTIIDANKAIKHLKQLEKACEDEQTKKMQQHLKAVTKIYKKFENDPYIREVVEAYFQHELHGIFSRTHTAEYSEEDDFHAAIADYRIYYEKVLEGTKALEDLLHRCIEKFRRNMCND from the coding sequence ATGCAAGAGAAAAAGCATGTATGGGAAGCTGAAAACTGGGCTATATATAAGGACCGTTACAGTTTTAATAAGTTGGATACCACAGTTACCTCAGAGAGAATCGAAATTATAGATAGTCGAATAGGAATGCCGACAGTGAGAGTGATGTCCTCAACTGGTAAGAAGGTTTTCTTACATAGCTCTGTTGATCCTGTGAAAGAAGCAAAAAAAATAGCGGAGAGTGTTTCCTCTAAGCCAGGTAATGTGATTGTTGTTTATGGATTTGGCTTGGGATATTTGGTAGAGGCATTATTGGAAACAGTGGATGAGAGAAGTCCAATATTTATTATCGAACCTGAGCGTGATTTATTTTGTGCAGCAATGGCAGCTAGAGATTTGCGACATCTTCTCTCTTCTGAACGTCTTTATATTCTTGTAAGCGATTTGCCTAGAACTGTTAAAGCCTACTTCTTTTCGGTGTATAATGCAGCCAAGCATCAGGATATTATAGTGACCGGGTTGGCCGGCCATCGAACAGTATATGGCGATTTTTACGATCAATCTATGCGACAGATTAAAGAAGTTGTTAGTACGAATGTAGTTAATCTAGTAACAGGGATTAGATTAGGCTGGAATTTTGTATCGAATTCTATACTGAATCTACTAGATTATTCCACTTATCCTGGTATAGTTTCTCTATTTAATCGTATGAAAGGTATGCCTGCCATAATTGTATCGGCAGGACCATCCTTAAATAAAAATATACAGCTGTTAAAAGAGGTAAAAGGTAAGGCGGTTATTATTGCTGTGGGAACAGCTGTTAAGGCACTAAAAAAATGGGACATTGAAGCGGATTTTATATTCAGTATAGATCCCCATCCGTTGAATTATGAGCATATGAAAGGTGTAGATGTGGGAAGGGCCGCTTTGGTTGCAGAAATACAAACGCATCATATGATTTTTGAGAATTACCAGGGACCGGTATTCGTATCGGGCGATATGCCGATACTAAATTGGTTTGGCGATAGTATAGAGAAAAAGGGGAAGATTGAAAGCGGAGGTTCAGTTGCTAATAATGCTTTTGTTGCAGCTTATAAAATGGGGGCGGATCCTATCATACTAGTGGGGCAGGATTTAGCATATTCGCGGGATGGGCACTCTCATGCAACTGGGACAATTTATGAGGATAAAGTCTACTGCGGAGGAGAAAATGCAAGCTATTTTCAGGTGAAGGCAAATGATGGGGGAAAACTCCTTACGGACCGGGCGTTTTATCAATTTCTTATTTTTTTCGAACAGTGGATTGATAGATATTCCGATCGTGAATATATAAACGCTACAGAAGGGGGAGCATTTATCCCGGGTACAAAGATCATGACTTTGCGAGAAGTGATTGATGAATATTGTCAGGAAACAACAATTGATGTACAAGAATTGATTAGGGAAGCACAAATTTCTTTTAAAATACCTAACATGGAACCTATATTGGAAAAACTGGAACTGCGCCTAAAAGATGCGAAGAAAACCATTATTGATGCCAATAAGGCCATTAAGCATCTAAAACAATTGGAAAAGGCCTGTGAAGATGAGCAAACGAAAAAAATGCAGCAACATTTAAAGGCTGTTACTAAAATATATAAAAAATTTGAAAATGATCCATATATACGGGAAGTGGTTGAAGCGTATTTCCAGCATGAATTACATGGGATATTTTCGCGTACTCATACAGCAGAGTATTCGGAAGAGGATGATTTTCATGCTGCCATTGCCGACTACAGGATTTATTATGAAAAAGTTCTTGAAGGGACAAAAGCACTAGAGGATCTACTTCATCGTTGTATTGAGAAATTTAGGAGGAACATGTGTAATGATTAA
- the fliS gene encoding flagellar export chaperone FliS, with amino-acid sequence MINNPYDHYKRMQVETASQGRLIIMLYDGALKNLRGAQNCIAHKDINGAHTLLIKTQDIIKELNITLNMNAGEISQNLRSLYVYMLKCLAEANMAKDSAKVGEVIELLSTLKEAWDSIILKSK; translated from the coding sequence ATGATTAATAATCCTTATGATCACTATAAGCGCATGCAGGTGGAAACGGCAAGCCAAGGTAGATTAATTATTATGCTCTATGATGGAGCATTAAAAAATTTGCGCGGTGCACAGAATTGTATTGCTCACAAAGATATAAATGGTGCCCATACTTTGTTGATAAAAACACAAGATATTATTAAAGAATTGAACATAACATTGAATATGAATGCTGGCGAGATTTCTCAAAACCTGCGTAGTTTATATGTATATATGCTTAAGTGTTTAGCTGAGGCTAATATGGCAAAAGATTCTGCAAAAGTGGGAGAGGTCATTGAATTATTATCTACCTTAAAAGAAGCTTGGGATAGTATTATCTTAAAAAGTAAGTAG
- a CDS encoding flagellar protein FliT: protein MQQEDKGLLFIKHYSNLLCLSVEQLKAIKEENLNTVNELVAQKQIIMDSIVALQGEFDINNCKPEIKESLKELLIQITDNDNESQQILKDNCLSISKKMLTGRKEINLHQAYENDSFLGNGHMLNIRK, encoded by the coding sequence ATGCAACAGGAAGATAAGGGGTTGCTTTTTATAAAACACTATAGTAATCTCCTATGTTTATCGGTTGAACAGTTGAAGGCAATCAAAGAAGAAAATCTAAATACTGTTAACGAATTAGTTGCGCAAAAACAAATTATAATGGATAGTATTGTGGCTCTACAAGGTGAGTTTGATATCAATAATTGTAAGCCGGAAATCAAAGAAAGTTTGAAGGAATTATTGATCCAAATTACTGATAACGATAACGAGAGTCAGCAAATATTAAAAGACAATTGTTTAAGTATTAGTAAAAAAATGCTGACAGGGCGTAAAGAGATTAATCTTCACCAAGCTTATGAAAATGATTCTTTTCTAGGAAATGGACATATGCTTAATATAAGAAAGTAA
- a CDS encoding NAD-dependent 4,6-dehydratase LegB, with the protein MMNLKGKKILVTGADGFIGSHLTEELVRHGYDVKAFVLYNSFNSWGWLDSTPQEIKEQIEVHTGDIRDPHGVKTAMQGCDVVLHLAALIAIPYSYHSPDTYVDTNIKGTLNILQAARELEVEKIVHTSTSEVYGTARFVPITEEHPLQGQSPYSATKIGADQLAMSFYNSFNMPVSIIRPFNTYGPRQSARAIIPTVITQIAGGKREIKLGALHPTRDFNYVADTVRGFIAMAQSDSAIGEVINIGSNYEVSIGETVSLIAEVMGAKIDIVADEARLRPAKSEVERLWADNQKAKRLLGWEPLYGSKDGLRRGLADTAAWFTREGNLKQYKADIYNI; encoded by the coding sequence ATGATGAATTTAAAAGGAAAAAAAATTTTAGTAACCGGAGCTGACGGTTTTATTGGATCTCATCTTACAGAAGAATTAGTGCGACACGGCTATGATGTTAAGGCGTTTGTCTTGTATAACTCATTTAATTCTTGGGGATGGTTGGATTCTACTCCGCAAGAAATTAAGGAACAGATTGAAGTCCACACGGGTGATATTCGTGATCCCCATGGTGTAAAAACAGCAATGCAGGGTTGTGATGTTGTTCTTCATTTAGCAGCACTTATTGCCATACCTTATTCCTATCATTCTCCAGATACCTATGTGGATACAAATATTAAGGGAACTCTCAATATACTACAAGCGGCAAGGGAGCTGGAAGTAGAAAAAATTGTTCATACTTCTACTAGCGAAGTGTATGGTACTGCACGTTTTGTTCCTATAACCGAGGAACACCCATTGCAGGGACAGTCCCCCTATTCGGCAACGAAAATTGGAGCTGATCAATTAGCGATGTCTTTTTACAATTCCTTTAATATGCCTGTATCAATCATACGTCCCTTTAACACGTATGGTCCACGCCAATCTGCCAGAGCTATTATTCCTACTGTAATCACTCAAATTGCTGGTGGAAAGCGTGAAATCAAGCTGGGGGCTTTGCATCCTACCCGGGATTTTAACTATGTAGCAGATACTGTCAGAGGGTTTATTGCTATGGCTCAATCTGATTCAGCAATCGGGGAAGTCATCAATATTGGCAGTAATTATGAAGTATCCATTGGAGAAACGGTCAGTCTGATTGCAGAGGTTATGGGGGCAAAGATTGATATTGTCGCTGACGAAGCAAGATTGCGGCCTGCTAAAAGTGAAGTGGAGCGATTATGGGCTGATAACCAGAAAGCAAAAAGACTTCTCGGATGGGAACCTCTCTACGGGAGTAAAGATGGTTTAAGAAGGGGGTTAGCAGATACGGCGGCGTGGTTTACTCGGGAGGGAAATTTGAAACAATACAAAGCCGATATCTATAATATATGA
- a CDS encoding LegC family aminotransferase: MRNERFNVDSVIEALKSCLPIEQEKVALHEPYFGGNEWKYVKECIDTGWVSSVGKYVDQFEQKLAEYTGVKRAVAVVNGTAALHVALKIAGVIKDDEVIVPTLTFIATTNAITYCGGIPHFADCEERTLGLDPYKLDVYLQEIAEVKTDGCFNKKTGRRIKAVLPMHTFGHPVDLDPLVEVCQKFKLELIEDAAESLGSFYKGRHTGNWGKLSTLSFNGNKTITTGGGGAILTNDEELGKMAKHITTTAKLPHKWDFYHDQVGFNYRLPNINAALGCAQLEQLPEFLAQKRILAERYIERFSSMHGMKIFRETNFSKSNYWLNVLLLESDYKQYRDTILEATNIAGIMTRPAWILMHKLSMFTSCPHMDLAVAENIEARLINIPSSVKLSKHRM; encoded by the coding sequence ATGAGAAACGAGCGTTTTAATGTAGATAGTGTGATTGAAGCTTTAAAAAGTTGTTTACCAATAGAGCAGGAAAAGGTTGCCCTTCACGAGCCCTATTTTGGGGGAAATGAATGGAAGTATGTAAAAGAGTGCATAGATACCGGTTGGGTATCTTCTGTGGGGAAATATGTTGACCAATTTGAACAGAAATTGGCTGAATATACGGGTGTCAAAAGGGCAGTCGCAGTAGTAAATGGGACAGCTGCACTACATGTCGCCCTTAAAATAGCAGGTGTAATAAAGGATGATGAGGTCATCGTACCTACTCTCACATTTATTGCTACTACTAACGCCATAACTTATTGTGGTGGGATACCTCATTTTGCTGATTGTGAAGAGAGAACACTAGGTTTAGATCCTTATAAATTGGACGTATATTTACAGGAAATTGCGGAAGTAAAGACAGATGGCTGCTTTAATAAAAAAACAGGGCGTAGGATCAAAGCTGTGCTTCCAATGCATACTTTTGGACATCCTGTAGATTTAGATCCTTTAGTTGAAGTGTGTCAAAAATTTAAACTAGAACTAATTGAAGATGCAGCCGAATCTCTTGGTTCTTTTTATAAAGGTCGTCATACAGGGAATTGGGGTAAGTTGTCTACATTGAGTTTTAATGGTAATAAAACGATCACTACAGGTGGTGGTGGTGCTATTTTAACTAATGATGAAGAGTTGGGGAAAATGGCTAAACATATCACCACAACGGCAAAACTGCCTCATAAATGGGACTTCTACCATGATCAGGTTGGCTTTAATTATCGATTGCCTAATATTAATGCTGCTTTGGGGTGTGCACAACTGGAGCAATTGCCAGAATTTCTGGCTCAAAAAAGGATATTAGCCGAGAGATATATAGAACGTTTTTCATCTATGCACGGGATGAAAATTTTTCGTGAGACAAACTTTTCAAAGAGTAATTACTGGTTGAATGTTTTACTGTTAGAAAGTGATTATAAACAATATCGCGATACAATATTAGAAGCTACTAATATAGCTGGTATAATGACTCGTCCTGCGTGGATCTTGATGCATAAATTATCAATGTTTACGTCGTGTCCACATATGGACTTAGCAGTGGCAGAGAATATCGAAGCACGTCTTATTAATATTCCTAGTAGTGTAAAACTAAGTAAACATAGAATGTAG
- a CDS encoding radical SAM protein, whose translation MNILLIAYDNDSYISWFSPGLGYIAAVCRKAGHKVTIYNQDVYHWPEEHLIDFLEKNEFDVVGLGACGGYYQYRKALKIAEAINQSKNRPFFVLGGHLASPEPKFFLEKTMADAIVIGEGEVTMLELLTALQNKTSLQDVNGIAYIENGNFVKTAPRELIQDIDSIPLPAWDLFPMDHYALLRLPNIKNSERCMPVLSGRGCTFTCNFCYRMDQGFRPRSAESIIEEIQILQKDYAISYIAFSDELLMNSVQRTTELCEAFIKAKLNIHWDCNGRLNYATPDVLNLMKDAGCVFINYGIESMDEQALRNMKKALTVSQITTGIENTLAAGISPGYNIIFGNIGENAESLRLGVEFLLKYDDHAQMRTIRPVTPYPGSPLYDLAIEKGLLKDCQDFYENKHLNSDLLSVNFTDMSDEEFYRALYQANKILLDNYYSAGQIKVEENLRKLYIERDASFRGFRQS comes from the coding sequence ATGAATATTTTATTAATTGCATACGATAATGATTCTTATATATCATGGTTTTCCCCAGGGCTTGGTTACATTGCGGCTGTATGTCGTAAAGCCGGGCATAAGGTAACTATTTATAATCAGGATGTTTACCACTGGCCAGAGGAGCATTTAATCGACTTCTTAGAAAAAAATGAGTTTGATGTTGTGGGTTTGGGAGCTTGTGGCGGCTATTACCAATATAGAAAGGCATTAAAAATTGCAGAAGCAATCAATCAATCAAAGAATCGTCCCTTCTTTGTGCTAGGTGGACATTTGGCTTCACCTGAACCTAAATTTTTCTTAGAAAAAACAATGGCGGATGCTATCGTTATTGGTGAAGGCGAAGTCACAATGTTAGAACTGCTAACGGCATTGCAAAATAAAACAAGCTTACAGGATGTTAATGGAATTGCCTATATTGAGAACGGAAATTTTGTTAAAACGGCTCCTCGGGAATTGATTCAAGATATTGACAGTATACCGCTTCCTGCCTGGGATTTATTTCCTATGGATCATTATGCGTTGCTACGCTTACCCAATATAAAGAACTCTGAACGTTGTATGCCAGTGTTATCAGGTAGAGGATGTACATTTACATGTAATTTCTGTTACCGGATGGATCAAGGTTTCCGCCCGCGGTCTGCGGAAAGCATTATTGAAGAAATTCAAATTTTGCAAAAAGACTATGCTATATCCTATATTGCCTTTTCTGATGAATTGCTCATGAATTCGGTACAACGTACCACGGAATTATGTGAAGCTTTTATTAAAGCAAAATTAAATATCCATTGGGATTGCAATGGACGTCTAAATTATGCGACTCCTGATGTTCTTAATCTGATGAAAGATGCAGGTTGCGTTTTTATCAATTACGGTATCGAATCAATGGATGAACAAGCGTTGCGTAATATGAAAAAAGCACTTACCGTATCACAGATTACTACAGGTATTGAAAATACGTTAGCGGCAGGAATCAGTCCTGGGTATAATATTATCTTTGGGAATATTGGTGAGAATGCGGAATCATTACGACTTGGTGTGGAATTTTTGTTGAAGTATGATGATCATGCCCAAATGAGAACAATCAGACCTGTAACGCCTTATCCTGGGTCTCCTTTATATGATCTTGCAATTGAAAAAGGGCTTTTAAAAGATTGCCAGGATTTTTATGAAAATAAGCACTTGAATTCGGATTTATTAAGTGTTAATTTCACAGATATGAGTGATGAAGAGTTTTATCGTGCCTTATATCAGGCGAATAAAATTCTTCTCGATAATTACTATAGTGCAGGACAAATAAAAGTTGAAGAAAATCTACGAAAACTATATATAGAGAGAGATGCTTCTTTTCGAGGATTTCGGCAGAGTTAA
- the neuC gene encoding UDP-N-acetylglucosamine 2-epimerase — MASKRKICVVTGTRAEYGLLFPLLKKIQADKELVLQLVVTGMHLSPEFGLTYKEIEKDGFTIDAKVEMIMSSDTPVGIAKSIGIGIMGFADVLDRLHPDLMVVLGDRYEILAAVQTAMVAKIPIAHIAGGDTTEGAFDEAIRHSITKMSHLHFVTNEIAAKRVKQMGENPKRIFCVGSPGIDQIKTLHLLTKEELEKELNFRFKPHNILVTFHPATLEHQHPAEQFQEILDALDSFGENLGVLFTKPNSDNYGRSLIQMIDEYVAKHPQCSCAHTNLGQKRYFSVIQQVDAVLGNSSSGIYEVPSFKKVTINVGDRQKGRIQVPSVINCIPKKQAIINAVERSFTLDCSDIVNPYGDGTSSQQILAVLKDDLDENQLIKKCFFEVNCSI; from the coding sequence GTGGCTTCCAAACGTAAAATTTGCGTGGTAACTGGTACACGAGCGGAGTATGGACTGTTATTTCCTTTATTAAAAAAGATTCAAGCTGACAAAGAACTGGTACTGCAATTGGTTGTTACAGGGATGCATCTTTCTCCAGAGTTTGGCTTGACATATAAGGAAATTGAAAAAGATGGCTTTACGATTGATGCCAAAGTGGAAATGATAATGTCTAGTGATACTCCGGTAGGCATTGCGAAATCCATTGGAATAGGAATTATGGGGTTCGCAGATGTTCTTGACAGGTTACATCCTGACCTTATGGTGGTTTTAGGAGATCGTTACGAAATATTGGCAGCTGTACAGACTGCGATGGTCGCTAAAATCCCCATTGCACATATTGCAGGAGGAGATACAACGGAAGGTGCCTTTGATGAAGCCATTCGTCATAGTATTACCAAGATGTCTCATTTGCACTTTGTAACAAACGAGATCGCAGCTAAAAGGGTTAAGCAAATGGGCGAAAATCCTAAACGTATTTTTTGTGTCGGTAGTCCAGGCATTGACCAGATTAAGACTTTACATTTGCTTACTAAGGAAGAATTGGAAAAAGAACTAAACTTTAGATTTAAACCTCACAATATTTTAGTAACCTTTCACCCTGCTACGCTTGAACATCAGCATCCTGCAGAACAGTTTCAAGAGATATTGGACGCGCTGGACTCTTTTGGAGAGAATTTGGGAGTTCTATTTACCAAGCCAAACTCTGATAATTATGGAAGATCTTTAATTCAAATGATTGATGAATATGTAGCTAAACATCCTCAGTGTTCATGTGCCCATACCAATTTGGGACAAAAACGCTATTTTAGTGTTATTCAGCAGGTTGATGCAGTTTTAGGAAATTCATCCAGTGGAATATATGAAGTCCCGTCTTTTAAAAAAGTGACGATTAATGTGGGAGATAGGCAAAAAGGGCGTATTCAAGTGCCTTCAGTGATAAACTGTATACCGAAAAAGCAAGCTATTATTAATGCAGTTGAACGCTCCTTTACTTTAGATTGTTCGGATATTGTCAATCCATATGGCGATGGTACAAGCTCACAACAAATATTAGCTGTATTAAAAGACGATTTGGACGAAAATCAATTAATTAAAAAATGTTTCTTCGAGGTGAATTGCTCAATATGA
- the neuB gene encoding N-acetylneuraminate synthase, with the protein MNQTEKTYIIAEAGVNHNGSIEMAKKLIDVAVQCGVDAIKFQTFRAEKLVSKDAAKADYQKRNTDIGESQFDMIKKLELSEEAHHNLIEYCHEQGIQFLSTPFDLDSLKLLISSFELPYIKVSSGDLTNAPFLLEIARTGKAVILSTGMSTLGEVEIALGILAFGYMDRGNNPSIENFQEAYSSLLGRQLLQQKVSLLHCTTEYPASLAEVNLKAMDTLRCAFDLSVGFSDHTAGIAVPLAAVARGAVIIEKHFTLDRSLPGPDHKASLEPIELKNMVESIRQIEKALGYSYKIPTPSEVKNKIVARKSLVASQAIKKGEKFTEKNITTKRAGTGLSPIYYWEWLGKSAERDYEQDERIGI; encoded by the coding sequence ATGAATCAAACAGAAAAGACCTATATCATCGCTGAAGCTGGGGTTAATCACAACGGTTCAATTGAGATGGCAAAAAAACTTATTGACGTTGCTGTCCAATGTGGAGTCGATGCTATCAAGTTTCAGACCTTTCGTGCAGAAAAATTAGTCAGTAAAGATGCAGCAAAAGCTGACTATCAGAAACGGAATACAGATATCGGCGAATCTCAATTTGATATGATTAAAAAATTAGAGTTGAGTGAAGAGGCCCATCACAACCTAATTGAATATTGCCATGAGCAAGGTATACAGTTTTTATCCACTCCGTTTGACCTAGATAGTTTGAAATTACTAATAAGTTCTTTCGAATTACCTTATATAAAAGTTTCTTCAGGGGATTTAACTAATGCACCATTTCTGTTAGAGATTGCCCGGACAGGTAAGGCGGTTATTTTGTCTACAGGGATGAGTACGTTAGGTGAAGTTGAAATAGCTTTAGGTATACTGGCTTTTGGATACATGGATAGAGGTAATAATCCTAGTATAGAAAACTTTCAAGAAGCTTATTCGTCTTTGCTTGGACGCCAGCTATTGCAACAAAAGGTAAGTTTATTGCATTGTACTACTGAGTATCCAGCTTCTTTGGCTGAAGTAAATCTAAAAGCAATGGATACTTTGCGATGTGCCTTTGATTTATCCGTCGGTTTTTCTGACCATACTGCTGGTATTGCTGTTCCACTAGCTGCAGTCGCTCGCGGCGCAGTAATTATCGAAAAACATTTTACGTTGGATAGAAGTTTACCTGGGCCGGATCACAAAGCGTCATTGGAACCAATAGAATTGAAAAATATGGTTGAATCGATACGGCAAATTGAAAAGGCTTTGGGATATTCCTATAAGATTCCAACACCTTCTGAGGTTAAGAATAAGATTGTGGCTCGCAAAAGTTTGGTTGCAAGCCAAGCAATCAAAAAAGGCGAAAAATTTACAGAAAAGAATATAACTACCAAACGTGCGGGAACAGGTCTTTCACCCATCTATTATTGGGAGTGGCTTGGAAAATCTGCTGAACGGGATTATGAACAGGATGAAAGGATAGGAATATGA
- a CDS encoding acetyltransferase, protein MKRPVIIVGAGGHAKVVIDMLRGSSVEIIGATDSNPEKMNTYVLGIPVIGTDEVILHYKPEQIFLVNGMGSVGLPAIRREIFDYFKTLDYSFATVIHPSAIVASEVIFGEGVHIMAGAVIQPGCHIGSNSIINTAVSVDHDCRIGSHVHLAPGVTLSGGVEIGDGVHIGTGAIMIQGIKIGGNSVVGAGAVVIKNVAEDTKVIGVPAREV, encoded by the coding sequence ATGAAACGTCCTGTTATTATAGTCGGTGCTGGAGGCCATGCTAAAGTAGTGATTGATATGTTGCGAGGGTCCAGTGTTGAGATTATTGGTGCGACTGATTCTAATCCAGAGAAAATGAATACGTATGTATTGGGAATCCCTGTAATCGGTACTGATGAAGTGATTTTACATTATAAGCCAGAGCAGATTTTTCTGGTTAATGGTATGGGTTCAGTGGGATTGCCTGCAATTCGTAGGGAGATTTTCGACTACTTTAAAACGCTAGATTATTCTTTTGCAACTGTTATACATCCCTCGGCGATAGTGGCTTCAGAAGTTATCTTTGGAGAAGGTGTTCATATTATGGCAGGGGCGGTCATTCAGCCAGGTTGCCATATTGGTTCAAACTCTATTATAAATACGGCAGTCTCTGTAGATCATGATTGCCGTATTGGTTCGCATGTTCATTTAGCTCCTGGGGTAACTCTCTCTGGTGGTGTAGAGATTGGAGATGGAGTGCATATTGGTACAGGAGCTATTATGATTCAAGGTATAAAAATTGGGGGAAACAGTGTAGTGGGTGCAGGAGCCGTTGTGATTAAGAATGTAGCAGAAGATACAAAAGTAATTGGTGTACCAGCACGGGAGGTATAA
- a CDS encoding nucleotidyltransferase family protein, with product MKEWKQILISQDVTIHNTLQIIDSSAMQIALVVDEKNRLLGTVTDGDIRRGILKGIMLEESVKRIMNPHPTVAKSYERRDIVLAVMKLKRLNHIPVIDDDGKVINVETLQDLIQEDVKDNIVVIMAGGLGARLRPLTNDCPKPLLKVGGKPVLETILENFMEYGFRKFYLSVNYKADMIKEYFGNGNRWGIEIHYIDEEKQLGTAGALSLLQEKTAQPLLVMNGDLLTKVNFQQLLDFHSMHQAQATMCVREYHYQVPYGVVKIEQNRLTGIDEKPVKHFFVNAGIYIIEPKALELIAHNEYFDMPNLFTKIISTGGETAAFPIREYWMDIGQINDYERANVEFDEVFG from the coding sequence ATGAAGGAATGGAAGCAGATATTAATTTCGCAAGATGTAACAATCCATAATACACTCCAGATTATTGATTCCAGTGCAATGCAGATTGCACTGGTAGTTGACGAAAAAAATCGTTTATTGGGAACTGTAACAGATGGAGATATACGCCGTGGCATTTTAAAAGGCATTATGTTGGAGGAGTCCGTTAAACGGATTATGAATCCTCATCCGACTGTAGCAAAATCATATGAGCGGCGCGATATTGTTTTAGCTGTTATGAAGCTAAAGCGGCTGAATCATATACCCGTCATTGACGATGATGGAAAAGTTATTAATGTGGAGACATTGCAAGATTTAATTCAGGAAGATGTCAAAGATAACATTGTTGTTATAATGGCTGGGGGGCTAGGTGCCCGGCTTCGTCCACTAACGAATGATTGTCCTAAACCACTTTTAAAGGTGGGCGGAAAACCTGTTCTTGAAACTATTCTGGAAAATTTTATGGAGTATGGGTTTAGAAAATTTTATTTATCAGTAAATTATAAAGCTGACATGATCAAGGAGTACTTTGGAAACGGAAACCGATGGGGAATCGAGATTCATTATATTGATGAGGAAAAACAGCTGGGAACTGCAGGCGCGTTAAGTTTACTGCAGGAAAAGACTGCGCAACCATTATTAGTTATGAATGGTGATTTACTAACGAAAGTTAACTTTCAGCAACTTCTTGATTTTCATAGTATGCATCAAGCCCAGGCTACTATGTGTGTTCGAGAATATCACTATCAGGTTCCTTATGGTGTTGTAAAGATCGAACAAAATCGACTTACAGGCATTGATGAGAAACCGGTGAAACACTTTTTCGTGAATGCAGGAATCTATATAATTGAACCTAAAGCTTTAGAGTTGATAGCTCATAATGAATATTTCGATATGCCCAATCTTTTTACCAAAATAATTAGTACAGGTGGCGAAACAGCGGCTTTTCCCATCAGAGAGTATTGGATGGATATAGGGCAAATAAATGATTATGAACGAGCAAACGTTGAATTTGACGAGGTATTCGGATGA